Proteins from a genomic interval of Kaistia defluvii:
- a CDS encoding response regulator: MTALVLIAEDDDEISAILDAYLVREGFRTVQARDGRTALDLHLALKPDLILLDITMPRIDGWEVLAELRRRGNTPTIMITALDKDIDRLQGLRIGADDYVVKPFNPIEVVARCKAVLRRSGLATAAGILRVGDLAIDLDAYQAKVGNDAEAIRLALTLTEFRILAHMARSPMKVFTRSELLDACLPGSDALDRTVDSHVSKLRRKLEQAGALGLLPGVRGIGYRLSA, translated from the coding sequence ATGACAGCCCTCGTTCTGATAGCCGAAGACGACGACGAGATTTCAGCGATCCTGGACGCCTATCTCGTTCGGGAGGGGTTTCGGACGGTGCAGGCGCGCGATGGCCGCACGGCTCTCGACCTGCACCTCGCGCTGAAGCCGGACCTCATCCTTCTCGACATCACGATGCCCCGAATTGACGGATGGGAGGTGTTGGCGGAATTGCGACGCCGGGGAAACACCCCCACCATCATGATCACAGCGCTCGACAAGGACATCGACCGACTGCAGGGCCTGCGCATCGGCGCCGACGACTATGTGGTGAAACCCTTCAACCCCATCGAGGTTGTCGCCCGCTGCAAGGCCGTCCTCCGCCGCTCGGGCCTTGCGACCGCGGCGGGCATCCTGCGGGTCGGCGATCTCGCTATCGATCTCGATGCCTATCAGGCAAAAGTCGGCAATGACGCCGAAGCAATACGGCTCGCGCTCACGCTGACTGAATTCCGTATCCTTGCCCATATGGCGCGAAGCCCGATGAAGGTTTTCACCAGAAGCGAGTTGTTGGATGCCTGCCTGCCTGGATCCGATGCACTCGACCGCACGGTGGACAGTCATGTCAGCAAGCTTCGTCGGAAGCTCGAACAGGCGGGAGCTCTCGGCTTGCTGCCTGGGGTGCGCGGCATAGGCTACAGGCTGTCGGCCTGA
- a CDS encoding multidrug efflux RND transporter permease subunit, whose product MPHFFIERPVFAWVIAIFIVLAGLAAIPQLPVSRFPVIAPPSVSINATYTGASPQTVNDSITAPIERELTAVKNVLYFESSSDSSGNASITVTFKPGTDPELALIDVQNRLKAVEQRLPETVRRAGLSVEGITSGFLMIVSLRSEGGKASSLALDDYLARRLAPELKRVPGVGRVQSFGSEAAMRVWIDPARLVSYAVSMAEITQAIQAQNVQVAPGRLGEAPAVPGQMISVPLSLDGQLKTPEEFAAVVLRSNPDGSKLTLGDVARIEIGPQTMGFSIFDGGKPATAAAIQLAPGANAVAASEGVKARLAELAPSMPDGIAYAVSYDTAPFVKLSIAKVVQTLAEAMVLVFLIMLLFLQNIRYTLIPAIVAPIALLGTFAVMWAIGYSINVLTMFGMVLAIGIIVDDAIVVVENVERLMATEGLSPRGATRRAMREITGAVIGITLVLTAVFLPMGLAGGSVGAIYRQFTVALAVSILFSAFLALSLTPALCATILRPVAHHPERRGFFAWFNRGFDRLTGPYTTWVAWLVRRAGRVMLVYGVLIGALVLGYGALPTAFVPDEDQGTFMTSFTLPADATSERTQALVARFDRHAATRPDIANNLSIMGFGFSGSGPNAAMTFTTLRDWDSRSGSTDAEIAAAERAMQEATEGEVLIMKPPAIDELGTTSGVSLRLVDRAGRDATALRDASETLVALAGQSKLLRNVRVDGLPDGPSVKLHVDRQKAGALGVSFTAISDVLASAMGSSYVNDFPRAGSLQQVILQARASDRMQVEDVLKLHVRNDKGGMVPLSEVVTPEWSVSPLQLNRYNGYPSLSLSGDAALGVSSGNAMNEMERIAAQLPAGFAVEWTGQSFQERQSGAQTPLLVALSIVVVFLVLAALYESWAIPISVMLVVPLGIIGAVAAVHLRGLENDVFFKVGLITLIGLSAKNAVLIVEFARKLWNEGLSLREAALEAARLRLRPIVMTSLAFALGIVPLVIARGPSSETQNALGTGLFGGMISATVLALLFVPVFFVLVMRPAARKGSELVATSPTGRLLVSPVIETGTGEKS is encoded by the coding sequence ATGCCTCATTTCTTCATAGAACGGCCGGTCTTCGCCTGGGTCATCGCGATCTTCATCGTGCTGGCCGGTCTCGCCGCGATCCCGCAACTGCCGGTCTCGCGCTTTCCCGTCATCGCGCCGCCGAGCGTCAGCATCAATGCCACCTATACGGGCGCCAGCCCGCAGACCGTCAACGACAGCATCACCGCCCCCATCGAGCGTGAGCTGACGGCGGTCAAGAATGTCCTCTACTTCGAGTCGTCATCCGACTCGTCGGGCAATGCCAGCATAACCGTCACCTTCAAGCCCGGCACCGACCCGGAGCTCGCCCTGATCGATGTCCAGAACCGCCTGAAAGCGGTCGAGCAGCGCCTGCCCGAGACGGTCCGGCGCGCGGGCCTTTCCGTGGAGGGCATCACGTCGGGATTCCTGATGATTGTCTCGCTGCGTTCCGAAGGCGGCAAGGCCAGTTCCCTGGCACTGGACGACTATCTCGCGCGCCGCCTGGCCCCGGAGCTCAAGCGGGTGCCCGGCGTCGGCCGCGTCCAGTCCTTCGGCTCGGAGGCGGCCATGCGCGTCTGGATCGATCCGGCCCGGCTGGTTTCCTACGCGGTCTCCATGGCCGAGATCACGCAGGCCATCCAGGCCCAGAACGTCCAGGTGGCGCCCGGCCGCCTCGGCGAGGCGCCTGCCGTTCCCGGCCAGATGATCAGCGTTCCGCTCAGCCTCGACGGCCAGTTGAAGACGCCCGAAGAGTTCGCCGCCGTCGTCCTGCGCTCCAACCCGGACGGCTCGAAGCTGACACTGGGCGATGTCGCCAGGATCGAGATCGGCCCGCAGACGATGGGCTTCTCGATCTTCGACGGCGGCAAGCCGGCCACTGCCGCGGCCATCCAGCTCGCCCCCGGCGCCAACGCCGTCGCGGCATCCGAAGGCGTGAAGGCGCGTCTGGCCGAACTCGCCCCGTCGATGCCCGACGGTATCGCCTATGCCGTCTCCTACGATACGGCGCCCTTCGTGAAGCTCTCGATCGCGAAGGTCGTGCAGACGCTCGCCGAGGCGATGGTGCTGGTGTTCCTGATCATGCTCCTCTTCCTGCAGAACATTCGCTACACGCTGATCCCTGCCATTGTCGCGCCGATCGCGCTGCTCGGCACCTTCGCGGTGATGTGGGCCATCGGCTATTCGATCAATGTGCTGACGATGTTCGGCATGGTGCTGGCGATCGGCATCATCGTCGACGACGCGATCGTCGTCGTGGAAAACGTCGAGCGGCTCATGGCGACCGAGGGCCTGTCCCCGCGCGGCGCCACCCGCCGGGCCATGCGTGAGATCACAGGCGCGGTCATCGGCATCACGCTGGTTCTGACAGCGGTGTTCCTGCCGATGGGCCTCGCCGGCGGGTCGGTCGGCGCAATCTATCGGCAGTTCACCGTCGCGCTCGCGGTCTCGATCCTGTTCTCGGCCTTCCTCGCCCTGAGCCTGACGCCCGCGCTCTGCGCCACGATCCTGCGGCCGGTCGCCCATCATCCAGAGCGCAGGGGCTTCTTCGCCTGGTTCAACCGGGGTTTCGACCGGCTCACGGGACCATATACGACATGGGTCGCCTGGCTCGTCCGGCGGGCCGGTCGCGTCATGCTGGTCTATGGCGTCCTCATCGGCGCGCTGGTGCTGGGCTACGGCGCGCTGCCGACCGCTTTCGTGCCGGACGAGGACCAGGGGACGTTCATGACCTCGTTCACGCTGCCGGCCGACGCCACCTCCGAGCGGACCCAGGCGCTGGTGGCACGCTTCGACCGCCACGCCGCGACGCGTCCCGATATCGCCAACAACCTGTCCATCATGGGCTTCGGCTTTTCCGGTTCGGGCCCAAATGCCGCGATGACCTTCACGACGCTGCGCGACTGGGATTCGCGCAGCGGCAGCACGGACGCGGAAATCGCGGCTGCCGAACGGGCGATGCAGGAAGCGACGGAGGGAGAAGTCCTGATCATGAAGCCGCCGGCCATCGACGAACTGGGCACGACCTCGGGCGTGTCGCTTCGCCTGGTCGACCGCGCAGGGCGCGACGCGACGGCGCTGCGGGATGCGTCGGAGACGCTGGTCGCGCTCGCCGGTCAAAGCAAGCTCCTGCGCAATGTGCGGGTGGACGGCCTTCCCGACGGCCCCAGCGTGAAGCTTCACGTCGACCGCCAGAAGGCCGGCGCGCTCGGGGTATCCTTCACGGCCATCAGCGACGTGCTCGCTTCCGCCATGGGCTCGTCCTATGTCAACGACTTCCCGCGCGCCGGAAGCCTCCAGCAGGTCATTCTGCAGGCGCGGGCCAGCGACCGCATGCAGGTCGAGGACGTGCTGAAGCTGCATGTGCGCAACGACAAGGGCGGCATGGTTCCCCTGTCCGAAGTGGTGACGCCGGAATGGTCGGTCAGCCCGCTGCAGCTCAACCGCTATAATGGCTACCCCTCACTCAGCCTCTCCGGCGATGCCGCGCTGGGCGTGTCGAGCGGCAATGCGATGAACGAGATGGAGCGGATCGCCGCGCAGCTTCCCGCCGGCTTCGCCGTCGAATGGACCGGCCAGTCTTTCCAGGAACGCCAGTCGGGCGCCCAGACGCCGCTTCTGGTGGCGCTTTCCATCGTCGTCGTCTTCCTGGTGCTGGCTGCCCTCTACGAAAGCTGGGCCATTCCGATTTCGGTCATGCTGGTCGTGCCGCTCGGCATCATCGGCGCGGTCGCGGCGGTCCATCTGCGGGGGCTAGAGAACGATGTGTTCTTCAAGGTCGGCCTGATCACGCTTATCGGCCTGTCGGCCAAGAACGCGGTGCTGATCGTGGAGTTCGCCCGCAAGCTGTGGAACGAGGGTTTGAGTTTGCGCGAGGCTGCTCTCGAAGCGGCGCGTCTGCGCCTGCGCCCCATCGTCATGACATCGCTCGCCTTCGCGCTCGGCATCGTGCCCCTGGTCATCGCCAGGGGGCCGAGCTCGGAAACGCAGAACGCTCTCGGCACGGGCCTGTTCGGCGGCATGATCTCGGCCACCGTACTCGCACTCCTCTTCGTGCCGGTCTTCTTCGTACTCGTGATGCGTCCTGCCGCACGCAAAGGCAGCGAGTTGGTCGCGACGAGCCCGACCGGGCGCCTCCTGGTTTCGCCCGTCATTGAAACCGGAACTGGAGAAA
- a CDS encoding efflux RND transporter periplasmic adaptor subunit codes for MTATMRLCHPQIHALVAATAMFLSACTDGGESQRKDSATAQAQTETATVRIAVQTPQPRRVVVYDELPGRVSALRTAEIRPQVNGIIQKVLFTEGSEVLADQPLFQIDPAPFEADVEAAAAVLARTEADLLNATNKHERVQALAAAQTVSAAALGDATATLAQARASVAEARANLRRRELERSHASIRSPITGRIGQALVTEGSLASVGAATALAVVQQIDRVYLDVRQPSMRRELLEEMLESGSREDAGALPVDILTITGKPYESQGKLLFSDSTVDPGTGSIAMRVEVPNPARQLLPGMYLRARVPSAIYANALTVPQEAVRRDPSGRAQLTVIADNKTAVSRHVELGALVDRQYVILSGLKAGETVVVQGQDRAESGQPLELVPYQPASPKNEI; via the coding sequence ATGACCGCGACGATGCGCCTTTGCCACCCCCAGATACACGCGCTCGTCGCCGCCACGGCGATGTTTCTCTCCGCCTGCACGGACGGTGGGGAAAGCCAGAGGAAGGATAGCGCGACGGCGCAGGCGCAAACCGAGACCGCCACCGTCCGCATTGCCGTGCAGACGCCACAGCCACGCCGCGTGGTGGTTTATGACGAACTTCCGGGGCGCGTCTCAGCCCTGCGAACGGCCGAGATTCGTCCCCAGGTGAACGGCATCATCCAGAAGGTGCTCTTCACCGAAGGCTCCGAGGTGCTGGCCGACCAGCCCCTGTTCCAGATCGATCCGGCGCCGTTCGAAGCCGACGTCGAAGCGGCTGCCGCCGTCCTGGCCCGCACGGAGGCGGATCTCCTCAACGCAACCAACAAGCACGAACGGGTCCAGGCACTCGCGGCCGCGCAGACCGTGAGCGCCGCCGCGCTCGGCGATGCGACCGCGACCTTGGCGCAAGCTCGCGCAAGTGTCGCGGAGGCCAGGGCCAACCTGAGGCGCCGCGAACTGGAACGGTCGCATGCATCGATCCGCAGTCCCATCACAGGGCGCATCGGCCAAGCCCTCGTCACCGAGGGCAGCCTCGCTTCCGTCGGCGCCGCGACGGCGCTTGCCGTCGTCCAGCAGATCGACCGCGTCTATCTCGATGTCCGTCAGCCCTCGATGCGTCGGGAGCTGCTGGAGGAAATGCTGGAAAGCGGATCGAGGGAGGATGCCGGCGCGCTTCCGGTCGACATCCTGACGATCACGGGCAAGCCCTACGAATCCCAGGGCAAGCTTCTCTTCTCCGACAGTACCGTCGATCCCGGCACCGGCAGCATCGCCATGCGCGTGGAGGTGCCTAACCCGGCGCGGCAGTTGCTGCCGGGCATGTATCTGCGCGCCAGGGTGCCCAGCGCCATCTATGCGAATGCCTTGACCGTGCCGCAGGAGGCCGTGCGCCGGGATCCGTCGGGACGGGCCCAGCTGACGGTCATTGCAGACAACAAAACCGCGGTCAGCCGACACGTCGAGCTGGGGGCGCTGGTCGACCGTCAATACGTGATCCTGTCCGGCCTGAAGGCTGGCGAGACCGTGGTCGTGCAGGGCCAGGATCGCGCCGAAAGCGGCCAACCGCTGGAGCTGGTCCCCTATCAGCCCGCCTCGCCGAAGAACGAAATCTAG